The Bernardetia sp. ABR2-2B DNA window GTGTTATTCCTTCATTTGCAGTAACTAAAGCAACAAATGCGCTTTCAGATTCAATAGAATACGTTCCTACTTGTGGATTTTCTATTTTTAGCGTAGTTGCAAAACCACCTAACATATCACCTGCTTTTTCAGAAACACGTAAAGTAGTTGGGTTTATTTTGTTTCCGTTTGGAGCAATAATCAAAAACTCTTCGTTAGCATTTAAGTGATGAATATCTAACATTGTTTCTGTTACTCCCTCTTCTACCATAAAATTACGGCTTGTTTTTTCAGAGCTAAGAATTTGTACTCTACTTTCAATAACTGCATTTGGGTTTGTATTAGTACCGTTATCTACTGGTTTTGCACCTACTTTAGAAAGAGAATAAGGTAAGTTGTTTTTTACAGTATTCCACATATACCTTCCTTCGTGTACTTCGCTGTGGTCAAGATTTGTTGTAGAGTTTCCGTAGCCACTATGTAAAGTTGTAGAATTAGGACGCTTTGAACTATTATAAGTAACAACACCATCATTTCCACCTGACCATCTTCCACCACCATTCCAGTTCAAGTATTGTCCAGGAATCCAAAGAATACCACCATATCCCCAAGCTCCTACTGTACGGAAGCTTGTTGTGTTGTTTGAATTGTTATCTGTTTGAGAACGGAAATAACTTGCATATCCTGTTTGAAGACAGTTAGTCGCATCATTTACTTGACCAAAAACACCTGATAACCAAGAAACCCAGCCACTTTGAGCTAAATCTGCAAGAGGAGTTCCGTTGTGAGGAGAGCTAAGTGTAATTACACGATCTACTTTATTTTTTGCTCCATAATGTACCAATGCTGCATCAGTATCTAAGCCACCTTTACTATGTGCTACTACAACTACTTTGTTTACACCAAAACGGTTTGTAATTGTTCCTAACATGTTATTGAAAAGCTGACCATTTACCCACATATCTTTGTCTGGGTTTACAGAAACAAATGCTGTACGATAGCCATCTGCATATGCTTTGTTATACATGTCGTTTCCGTCCCACCACGTACTTGCACGAGAAGAATAACCGTGAATGAAAACAATTACAGGAGAACCTGCTCTAAGGTTTGAAGGAGTAGCTCCATAATAGATATTACCTGCATCACTCTCACCACTTCCTAAAATATCGCCAGATACGCTAGTCATTTGCGTAGGGACAACAAGATTTGTTTCTTGAATTTGTTGAGCAACTGCTCCAAAACTAAGAAGTAAGAAAACGAAAAAGGCAACGATAGATTGAAAAATTCTTTTCATAATAAGGGGAAATTAATTGTTTGTGTGTAAAATTTGTAATTTATCTTTCATAAATCTAAATTAATAACCTATTGAATAGATAAAGTACACTAAAAGTTAATTAATTGAATTAATGAGTATTTATTTCTCTTGATTCTCATTTTATGACTGTTGGTCATTTAATGAGCTTTTATATAGTATGCTTGCATAACTATAACACAAATAAAGCATATAACTTTCTGATATGCAAGTTTTTAGCAAAATTTTTTTTAGATATTTTTGATAGTAAAACTATCGTTTTTGTAGAAAGGTAGAGTATATTTATTCTGTGTTTTTACTCAACATTGTACTGCTGTTCATAAAAAAGCCTTCAAAACATACATAAAGCAGTTTTTTGTGGAATTTGCTATTTTTGATTACTTGGCTTAATCAAATTGATTTTTATTAAAAAAGACAAGAAAAAAAAGTAGATTTTTTTTCGTTTTTTCAAAAAAGCCAAATAAAAAAAGGCTTTTCTCTGTTTTTGCAACAAAAAAACAGAAAGCTTTTCAACTTTCTGTTTTCTTATTTTCCGTAAAATTTGATAATTCAAACCACTACATTGTGTATTTCTGAACCTTATTTGTCTATTATTTAGAATAAATCATAGTTTGAGTTACACGTTCGTTTCCATTACGAATTTCGGCAATATAAAGACCACTTTTAACTCTGTTTTGATTTACATTCCAAGTGTATTTATGTGTTCCAATTCCATAAGAAGATAAATCAACTTTTTCAACTACACGACCTACTGCATCATAAATTGTAAGGACAGCAGGAGAAGAGCTTTTCAGTTCAAAAGCAATTGTAGTTTGAGTATTGAAAGGATTTGGGAAAGAAGGCATTAACTTGATAGATTCTACGCTATTTTCATTGATAGTATCATCATTTTTACCTAGTGTATGCAAAACGCCATCTACTACTGCAATACTTGTAACTAAAGACTTACTAAAGTTTCCGTTTTCAGCTTGAATCGCTATGCTATAAATACCTTCATCTAATTTACTGTTTACAGACGCTCTAAACTGACCATTTTTTTCGTTAAATTCTAATACAACAGCTTTTTGTGATTTCATCTCACCTGAAGTAAGTGTCATTGCACCTGTTATCTTAGTTCCTTGTGTATTAATTCCCAATTCGTTTAAAAGAGAAATATTCAAATTAATTGTTTCTCCAACATTATAGTAATACTTCTCATCATTCAAATCACTCGTCATGCGAAGACCAACGCCTTCATTAGCAGTAACTAAAGCTATAAATGCGCTTTCAGATTCAATAGAATATTCTCCTACCTGTGGGTTTTCTATTTTAAGTGTTGTGGCAAAACCTCCTAATAAATCACCAGCTTCCTTGGCAAGACGTAAAACGTTAGGGCTTACTTTTTCTCCGTTTGGAGCAATGATTGTAAATTCTGCATCTGCTTTCAAAGAATGAATATCCAACATTGTTTCTGTTACGCCTTCTTCTACCATAAAATTACGACTACTTTTTTCAGAACTAAGAACTTGTACTCTACTTTCAATAACTGCATTTGGATTAGTAGGTGTGCTATTATCTATTGGCTTTGCTCCTACTTTAGAAAGAGAATAAGGTAAGTTACTTTTGATGGTACTCCACATTTTGCTTCCTTGTTGTATTTCAAGATGATTTACATTTGTTCTCCAGTTTCCAAACCCACTAAGTAAATGTGTTGCATTAGGACGTTTCGAACTTTTATAAGTAACAACTCCATCGTTTCCACCTGTAAAAGCATTACCACCATTCAAATCAAGATATGCCCCTGGAACTGCAAGAAGAACACCATATCCCCAAGCTCCTACTGTGCGAAATTTTGCTTTAGAGTAGTTTGGATGATTAGCCGTTTGTGTACGGAAATAACTTGCATAGCCTGTTTGAAGACTATAAGTAGCTTCATTTACTTGACCGAAAACACTAGATAACCAAGAAACCCAACCACTTTGAGCCAAATCTGCTAAAGGAGTTCCAAAATGAGGTGTACTAAGCGTAATCACACGCTCTACTTTTGTATGTGCGCCATAGTGTACTAAAGCAGCATCTGAATCCAAGCCACCTTTACTGTGTGCTACTACTACTACTTTATTTACGCCAAGGTTATTTGTAATCGTGCCGAGCATATTACTAAAAAGCTGACCGTTTGTCCACATATCTCTATCTGGGTGTACTGATACGAATGCTGTACGATAGCCATCATTAAAAGCTTTTGTGTACATATCATTTAAAATCCACCACGAACTAGCACGAGAAAAATAACCATGAATAAAAACGATTACGGGAGAACCTGCTCTTAGGTTTGACGGAGTAGCTCCATAATAAATATTACCTGCATCACTTATCCCACTTCCCAAAAGACTGCCTGAAACGCTAGTCATTTGTGTAGGAGCTACAAGGTTGTTTTCTTGAATCTGTTGAGCCACTGCTCCAAAACTAAGCAGTAAGAAAACGGAAAGTGAAACGATAGATTGAAAAATTCTGTTCATAATAAAGGGATATTAATTGTTTGTGTGTAAAACTTGAAATTTATCTAACATGTATCTGATTTATAGAGTAATTGATATATAAGTTACATCGTAGGTTAATTAACTGAATTAATGAGTAGGAGCATTTTTTGATGAATAGATACTCTAATCATTGATTATTAAATTAAACCAAATATAGTATGCGTGCATAACTATAACACAAATAAAGCATATAACTTTCTGATATGCAAGTTTTTAGCAAAGTTTTTTTTCAGTTTTTTGATAGTAAAACTATCTTTTTTATAAAAAAAGTACAATTTATATCCCTGTTTTTTTAAATCAACATTGTACTGCTGTACGTAAAAAGTGTCATAAAACATACAGAGGCAAATTTTTGGAGATAATCCTTGTTTTTTAGTTAATTTGATTAATTATATAGTTTTTTCTAAAAAAAGTGCAATAAAAAAATCGTTTTATTTTGATTTTTTGTATAACTGCAAACGAAAAAAAGGTATTCTCTACCTTTACGATAGAAAATACCTGTTTTTTATTAAAATGTAATTAATTATTTGTTCAATAAAAATGAATTTCCAGTAAAAAAGTGCTTAAGAAACAAACGTAAATTTGTAAATCACTTCTGAATTTCCTTCAGTTCTTCCTAAAGTCATGGAAGTCGGAGTCAATTCTATAATACGTACGTCGGTAGGAAAAACGTCTATTCTAGTAAATTTGATATAACGGTCACTAAAAGTAAATTCCCAGTTTCCTTTCGAATCTGCTTCTCCATTTCTTATTGTTCCTCCATCAAAAACACAGTTATATGTAGTTGTTCCTTCTGTTTGTGTTTCTCTAAAGAAAGTAATTGTATTATCTTCTTCGTGGTTTTCTATAAGTTCATTTCCATCTTCACTTAATTTTATAGAAGTAAATTTCCATTTTTTGGATACTTGTCCTGTCAGAAGGTCAATTTTTGGAGTCGGACGTGTTTCGAAGTTCAGAACTTGAATAATTACACTTTCTCCCCCTTCATTTGCCACTCTCAAACTCACGTCATATCTACCTGGATTATCAAAAGGATGAGAAAGTGAAATTAGAGTAGAATCATCATTAAAAATAATTTCTTGTGAGTTGGTAATTAAAGTTCCATTAATTCTCCATTCTACTGTTTCTATATATCCACCTGTTTTTTCAGCTTGTAAAACGACAGCTTCATCTGTATAAAATATCTTATTAGCAGGTGCTAAATCTTTCCACGTTACGACAGGACGATTAGGAATATCTTTAGGTTTAGGGTCATCATCTTTACCTCCACAAGAAACCAGAATAAAACTGAATAGAGAAAAAGCTAATAAATAAAAAAAAGAGCGATTTGAAATATTTGACATAATCTAGATAGATAATTTGAAAATTGGTATAAATAATAACGGAATTAGTTTCAAAAATTCCTTAAAATAAATTTTACTTATTAATATAGACTGTTTTTTGAGTTAAATTGCTGCAAAAATGCTGTTTATAAAAATAATTTTTGGCAAAAATCGTCATTTTTTTTCTATTTTGCTTCATAATTTTGGTTTTTCATCTCTTTACTTTACTTAAAAATAGTAAGAGCAATAAATTAGTCTTAAATTTTAAATGGATACATTCGAACATATTTTAAATAGCTGTAGTACGGAAGAAAAACTATCTTATCTACAACTGGTCATTTTCATTGCCTTTAGTGACCATCATTTGTCTGATGATGAAGTCGTTTTTTTGGAAAGAATTACACAAATAGCAAATTTATCAGAAGAACAACAGCAGCTATTAGCTTCTTACTCCCGTCATCCAGCAAATATAGATATACAACTCTGTACTCAAAATATTGCTAGAAGTCCGTTGAGAGAGATTTTATTGATTGATTTAATGGTCATTGCTCGTTCTGATGACGAAGTAGCAACTGAAGAGCGAAGTGCAATTACTCAAATAGCTGTTCTTTTAGGAGTGCCTTTAGATGAAGTAATCCGTCTTACTAATTCTGTAAACAAATTTAGTAATTCAGAAGGAAAAGCTCCACAAGAATGGATTAATCAGAGTATGATTTCAATTTTGTACAAAGATAAAACGCCTACAAAATCTAAAAAACTAAGTATGATGGAGAAAATGAAAAAATTTTTGGGAGTTTTGAAGAAATAGTAAAGTTTTCTCTTTAATCGTTTAGAATCAAGCCTAAGAATAATTTTAAAATATTTTTTATTGAAGATTGAATTTTTTTTAATAAAAGGGAGTTTAGTAATAAAGCAAAATTATGAATTTGTTAGTATTTGAAAATCAGTAATTTAGCTTTTAAAAATTATCAAAAGATGATATTGAAAATACTTTTTTGAAGTAGTAGGAAATGGAAAAGAATATTTTTTTTAGAAAAAGTCAAAATTCTATTTGTAGATATAAAAAAAAGGCGTACCTTTGCATCGCATTAAGGGAAAACAAACGCACAAAAATAGTTTGAAATTCTTTAAAAATGCTCCGTTCGTCTAGCGGTTAGGACGCCAGGTTTTCATCCTGGTAGCAGGGGTTCGATTCCCCTACGGAGTACAAAAATAAATTTAGATTTTAGAGTTGTAAATTTAGAATTAAAATTATGCAATTAAATTAAACTAAATTTAAAAATTTAAGTTAAAGTAGAAATTTAGAGTGAAAAAATGCTCCGTTCGTCTAGCGGTTAGGAC harbors:
- a CDS encoding T9SS type A sorting domain-containing protein, producing MKRIFQSIVAFFVFLLLSFGAVAQQIQETNLVVPTQMTSVSGDILGSGESDAGNIYYGATPSNLRAGSPVIVFIHGYSSRASTWWDGNDMYNKAYADGYRTAFVSVNPDKDMWVNGQLFNNMLGTITNRFGVNKVVVVAHSKGGLDTDAALVHYGAKNKVDRVITLSSPHNGTPLADLAQSGWVSWLSGVFGQVNDATNCLQTGYASYFRSQTDNNSNNTTSFRTVGAWGYGGILWIPGQYLNWNGGGRWSGGNDGVVTYNSSKRPNSTTLHSGYGNSTTNLDHSEVHEGRYMWNTVKNNLPYSLSKVGAKPVDNGTNTNPNAVIESRVQILSSEKTSRNFMVEEGVTETMLDIHHLNANEEFLIIAPNGNKINPTTLRVSEKAGDMLGGFATTLKIENPQVGTYSIESESAFVALVTANEGITLRMTSDLNDKKYIYNVGEAINLNISLLNEQGINTQGTKLTGVMSLTSNDIKSQKAVVLDFKQNNGQFKATVNETLPEGVYSVAIQAENGNFSKSLVTSIAVVDGVLHTLGNNDVKDPIKENSVESIKLMPTYPNPFTTQTTISFELKNSSAAMLTIYDAVGRVVETVDLSSYGVGTHQYTWNVNQARVKTGLYIAEIRNGKERVTQTMIYSK
- a CDS encoding T9SS type A sorting domain-containing protein, with product MNRIFQSIVSLSVFLLLSFGAVAQQIQENNLVAPTQMTSVSGSLLGSGISDAGNIYYGATPSNLRAGSPVIVFIHGYFSRASSWWILNDMYTKAFNDGYRTAFVSVHPDRDMWTNGQLFSNMLGTITNNLGVNKVVVVAHSKGGLDSDAALVHYGAHTKVERVITLSTPHFGTPLADLAQSGWVSWLSSVFGQVNEATYSLQTGYASYFRTQTANHPNYSKAKFRTVGAWGYGVLLAVPGAYLDLNGGNAFTGGNDGVVTYKSSKRPNATHLLSGFGNWRTNVNHLEIQQGSKMWSTIKSNLPYSLSKVGAKPIDNSTPTNPNAVIESRVQVLSSEKSSRNFMVEEGVTETMLDIHSLKADAEFTIIAPNGEKVSPNVLRLAKEAGDLLGGFATTLKIENPQVGEYSIESESAFIALVTANEGVGLRMTSDLNDEKYYYNVGETINLNISLLNELGINTQGTKITGAMTLTSGEMKSQKAVVLEFNEKNGQFRASVNSKLDEGIYSIAIQAENGNFSKSLVTSIAVVDGVLHTLGKNDDTINENSVESIKLMPSFPNPFNTQTTIAFELKSSSPAVLTIYDAVGRVVEKVDLSSYGIGTHKYTWNVNQNRVKSGLYIAEIRNGNERVTQTMIYSK
- a CDS encoding lipocalin family protein, with protein sequence MSNISNRSFFYLLAFSLFSFILVSCGGKDDDPKPKDIPNRPVVTWKDLAPANKIFYTDEAVVLQAEKTGGYIETVEWRINGTLITNSQEIIFNDDSTLISLSHPFDNPGRYDVSLRVANEGGESVIIQVLNFETRPTPKIDLLTGQVSKKWKFTSIKLSEDGNELIENHEEDNTITFFRETQTEGTTTYNCVFDGGTIRNGEADSKGNWEFTFSDRYIKFTRIDVFPTDVRIIELTPTSMTLGRTEGNSEVIYKFTFVS
- a CDS encoding TerB family tellurite resistance protein, with amino-acid sequence MDTFEHILNSCSTEEKLSYLQLVIFIAFSDHHLSDDEVVFLERITQIANLSEEQQQLLASYSRHPANIDIQLCTQNIARSPLREILLIDLMVIARSDDEVATEERSAITQIAVLLGVPLDEVIRLTNSVNKFSNSEGKAPQEWINQSMISILYKDKTPTKSKKLSMMEKMKKFLGVLKK